A window of Natrinema versiforme contains these coding sequences:
- a CDS encoding DNA topoisomerase I, which produces MELIITEKDNAARRIADILSGGTYDSSRENGVNVYEWGGKRCVGLSGHVVGVDFPSEYSDWRDVEPVELIDASVEKTATKENIVATLRLLSRRAQRVTIATDYDREGELIGKEAYDIVRNVDEDVPIRRVRFSSITENEVQSAFNEPDELDFDLAAAGEARQIIDLVWGAALTRYLSLSAGQLGNDFISVGRVQSPTLKLIVDREREIEAFDPEDYWELFADLTKREAQHASETSSGEEPRDDETAFEAQYFYRDEDDNEAERVWEEATADEVYETLADRDAATVVDVNRRTRTDTPPEPFNTTQFIRAAGAIGYSAKRAMSIAEDLYTAGYITYPRTDNTVYPDDLDPEELLDEFVGHPSLGESAESLLEADEILPTEGDEETTDHPPIHPTGEIPTRGDVSDDEWEVFELVVRRFYATVADAAEWEHLKVVAEVEDHRLKSNGKRLVEPGYHDVYPYFSTTENFVPDVDEGEELGLSDVELEEKQTQPPRRYGQSRLIETMEGMGIGTKSTRHNTLEKLYDRGYIESDPPRPTKLAMAVVDAAENYADRIVSEEMTAQLEADMDAIANGEATLDDVTDESREMLEEIFENLAESRDEIGDHLRKSLKDDKRLGPCPECGEDLLVRRSRHGSYFIGCDGYPDCENTLPLPSTGKPLILEDECEEHGLNEVKMLAGRQTFVHGCPLCKAEDAGEGPVLGACPECGDEHGGELAVKTLQSGSRLVGCTRYPDCEYSLPLPRRGDIEVTDERCEEHDLPELVVHSGDEPWELGCPICNYQEFQARESESGSDLEALDGVGAKTVEKLADAGIEDLEDLTDADPDAIADDVEGVSADRVRSWQAKA; this is translated from the coding sequence GTGGAGCTGATAATCACGGAGAAAGACAACGCTGCCCGCCGGATCGCCGACATTCTGAGCGGCGGGACCTACGACTCGAGTCGCGAGAACGGCGTCAACGTCTACGAGTGGGGCGGCAAGCGCTGCGTGGGGCTGTCGGGCCACGTCGTCGGCGTCGACTTCCCCTCGGAGTACTCCGACTGGCGGGATGTCGAGCCGGTGGAGTTGATCGACGCGAGCGTCGAGAAGACGGCGACGAAGGAGAACATCGTCGCGACGCTGCGACTGCTCTCTCGTCGCGCCCAGCGGGTGACGATCGCGACTGACTACGACCGCGAGGGCGAACTGATCGGCAAGGAGGCCTACGACATCGTCCGGAACGTCGACGAGGACGTGCCGATTCGCCGGGTGCGGTTCTCCTCGATCACGGAGAACGAGGTCCAGAGCGCGTTCAACGAACCCGACGAACTCGACTTCGACCTCGCGGCGGCCGGTGAGGCCCGCCAGATCATCGACCTCGTCTGGGGAGCCGCGCTCACCCGCTATCTCTCCCTCTCCGCGGGGCAACTGGGCAACGACTTCATCTCCGTCGGCCGGGTCCAGTCGCCGACGCTGAAGCTGATCGTCGACCGCGAGCGCGAGATCGAGGCCTTCGATCCCGAGGACTACTGGGAGCTCTTCGCGGATCTGACGAAGAGAGAGGCGCAACACGCCTCGGAGACGTCGAGCGGTGAGGAACCGCGAGATGACGAGACGGCCTTCGAAGCGCAGTACTTCTACCGCGACGAGGACGACAACGAGGCCGAACGCGTCTGGGAGGAGGCCACCGCGGACGAGGTCTACGAGACGCTCGCCGACCGCGACGCCGCAACGGTCGTCGACGTCAACCGGCGGACCCGCACCGACACGCCGCCGGAGCCGTTCAACACCACCCAGTTCATCCGCGCGGCGGGTGCCATCGGCTACTCGGCCAAGCGGGCGATGTCGATCGCCGAGGACCTCTACACCGCCGGCTACATCACCTACCCGCGGACCGATAACACCGTCTATCCCGACGATCTCGACCCCGAGGAACTCTTAGACGAGTTCGTCGGCCATCCGTCGCTCGGCGAGAGCGCCGAGTCGCTGCTCGAGGCCGACGAGATCCTGCCAACGGAAGGCGACGAGGAGACGACCGACCACCCGCCCATTCATCCCACGGGCGAGATTCCGACCCGCGGCGACGTGAGCGACGACGAGTGGGAGGTCTTCGAACTCGTCGTGCGTCGCTTCTACGCGACCGTCGCCGACGCCGCGGAGTGGGAGCACCTCAAGGTCGTCGCGGAAGTCGAGGACCACCGGCTCAAATCGAACGGCAAGCGGCTGGTCGAACCCGGCTATCACGATGTCTATCCCTACTTCTCCACCACGGAGAACTTCGTCCCCGATGTCGACGAGGGCGAGGAGTTGGGGCTCTCCGACGTCGAACTCGAGGAGAAACAGACCCAGCCGCCGCGCCGGTACGGCCAGTCGCGGCTCATCGAGACCATGGAGGGAATGGGGATCGGAACGAAAAGTACGAGACATAATACTCTGGAAAAATTATATGATCGTGGCTACATCGAGAGCGATCCGCCGCGGCCGACGAAGCTCGCGATGGCCGTCGTGGACGCGGCCGAGAACTACGCCGACCGGATCGTCAGCGAGGAGATGACGGCCCAGCTCGAGGCCGACATGGACGCCATCGCGAACGGCGAGGCGACCCTCGACGACGTGACCGACGAGTCCCGGGAGATGCTCGAGGAGATCTTCGAGAACCTCGCGGAGTCCAGAGACGAGATCGGCGATCACCTCCGCAAGTCGCTCAAAGACGACAAGCGGCTGGGGCCGTGTCCCGAGTGCGGCGAGGACCTGCTCGTCCGTCGCAGCCGCCACGGCTCCTATTTCATCGGCTGTGACGGCTATCCCGACTGCGAGAACACGCTGCCCCTGCCCTCGACCGGCAAGCCGCTCATCCTCGAGGACGAGTGCGAGGAACACGGCCTGAACGAGGTCAAGATGCTCGCGGGCCGGCAGACCTTCGTCCACGGCTGCCCGCTCTGTAAGGCCGAGGACGCCGGCGAGGGGCCGGTACTGGGCGCGTGTCCCGAGTGTGGAGACGAGCACGGCGGCGAATTGGCGGTCAAAACGCTCCAGAGCGGCTCGCGGCTCGTCGGCTGTACGCGCTATCCCGACTGCGAGTACTCGCTGCCGCTACCCCGCCGGGGCGACATCGAGGTCACCGACGAGCGCTGCGAGGAACACGACCTGCCGGAACTCGTCGTCCACAGCGGCGACGAGCCGTGGGAGCTCGGCTGTCCGATCTGTAACTATCAGGAGTTCCAGGCCCGCGAGAGCGAATCCGGCTCGGACCTCGAGGCGCTCGACGGCGTCGGCGCGAAGACTGTCGAGAAACTCGCCGACGCGGGGATCGAGGACCTCGAGGACCTGACCGACGCCGATCCGGACGCGATCGCGGACGACGTCGAGGGCGTCAGCGCCGACCGCGTTCGGAGCTGGCAGGCGAAGGCTTGA
- a CDS encoding RNA-guided endonuclease TnpB family protein, whose amino-acid sequence MAKQVVTRTYTASIRNQQQVSDDLDSLGFAASKLWNVGRWVCDRVWGEIGHIPGHNELTTYLNSHERYDDLHSQSSQRVLQELAEAFNGWYGKRRNGDARANPPEYRKHGDDHPRSTVTFKAAGFKLDTEDERVRLSKGSNRKEYWSDFILCEYHTRPDVDLSTVENVQQVRAVWTGAEWELHFVCKVEIEVSDAPGEKTVGVDLGINNFAALAYEDGHSELYPLNCLKQDDYYFSKRIARCDDSDSEQATRLNQKKSARRTHYFHTLSKHIVQRCVDEGVGTIVVGDLSGIREDEEDEESKNWGKHGNLDLHSWAFDRFTGLLTYKAEMEGITVEKVSERDTSKSCSCCGRKRKKNRVERGLYVCDSCDTVANADVNGAENIRQKVSPSSPSLSVNRSNGWLAQPSTYLFDKETGAFAPQEQVTS is encoded by the coding sequence ATGGCGAAACAGGTCGTCACCCGCACCTACACTGCTTCCATACGGAACCAGCAACAGGTGTCTGATGACCTTGATTCGCTCGGGTTCGCCGCCAGTAAACTCTGGAACGTCGGACGGTGGGTCTGCGACCGCGTGTGGGGCGAAATCGGCCACATTCCCGGTCACAATGAACTCACCACGTACCTGAACTCACACGAACGCTACGATGACCTGCATTCTCAGTCAAGTCAGCGAGTCCTTCAAGAACTCGCTGAGGCGTTCAATGGCTGGTACGGCAAACGACGCAACGGAGATGCACGAGCGAACCCCCCGGAGTACCGCAAACACGGCGACGACCACCCGCGAAGCACGGTCACGTTCAAAGCCGCTGGCTTCAAACTCGACACAGAGGACGAGAGAGTCCGACTCAGCAAAGGCTCGAACCGCAAGGAGTATTGGTCGGACTTCATTCTCTGCGAGTATCATACCCGGCCTGACGTTGACCTCTCCACCGTGGAGAACGTCCAACAAGTGAGAGCCGTGTGGACAGGTGCTGAATGGGAACTGCACTTCGTGTGCAAGGTCGAAATCGAGGTTTCTGACGCACCCGGTGAGAAAACCGTGGGTGTTGACCTCGGTATCAACAACTTCGCCGCGCTCGCCTACGAAGACGGCCACAGCGAACTGTACCCGCTGAACTGCCTGAAGCAGGACGACTACTACTTCAGCAAACGCATCGCTCGCTGTGACGACTCCGACTCAGAGCAAGCCACGCGGTTGAACCAGAAGAAGTCGGCTCGCCGCACCCACTACTTCCACACCCTCTCCAAGCACATCGTCCAGCGGTGTGTTGATGAGGGCGTTGGAACGATTGTGGTGGGCGACCTCTCCGGCATCCGCGAGGACGAAGAAGACGAGGAGTCGAAGAACTGGGGTAAGCACGGCAACCTTGACTTGCATTCCTGGGCGTTCGACCGCTTCACCGGCCTTCTCACGTACAAGGCAGAGATGGAGGGTATCACGGTTGAAAAGGTGTCAGAGCGTGACACCTCGAAGTCGTGTTCGTGTTGTGGTCGGAAGCGGAAGAAGAACCGTGTTGAACGCGGGTTGTACGTCTGCGATAGTTGTGACACGGTAGCGAACGCGGACGTGAACGGCGCTGAGAACATTCGACAGAAAGTATCTCCGAGTTCACCGAGTCTTTCGGTGAATAGGAGTAACGGCTGGTTGGCACAGCCATCGACGTACCTGTTTGACAAGGAAACTGGTGCGTTCGCACCTCAAGAACAGGTCACGTCGTAA
- a CDS encoding sister chromatid cohesion protein PDS5: MSELNNIADRAGEGEGDGVEVTVGIDQLEEFLTADDPEVREYAAKTLANEASDRPADVRSAVESLTDCLEDDPAIRSHAAAALSAVAAAYPRDARDAVPALTDRLEGSTAVRGDAADALASIADDYATGVADSAAELAAYVTDDQERVRVRTTDALAAIADADPERVVSIADEVAAATDDETATVRENATAILAAAAEREPDAVLDAVDRLVDRLEDEPVIREHAARAIRSIAAERPSEATTAVEPVAAGLTDERDAVRADAAATLAAVAAERPEPVGEVVDSLAASLDREAAVRRETVGALRAVTGSTPDAVAPAVDSLVERLADDLESVRIDAAAALATLAAERPDAVESAVEPLAERLEGDEPAIRSHGVAAIAAVGDATPEAVAPVVAELAGVLADEDDDVRFEAARAVAAVAAVRPDAIRPIVSRLADRLDDPHEPVRRRAADALGELALADADDEDDVSVLVDRLEDDDEWVRGHAARRLAEIAESRVADAHPAVRSLCRRLEHDDAAVRRSAARDLVPITAERPREAREAVAPLGDRLADNDASVRNNAALALSRLAGTDPDEVRPALIGLFGAVDDPDRSVRATVRETLAAVAPVSRSDRRPPVALAVAETDADEEPIRIAACEALAALGLETGAETEAAVGAVCDLLVEPTPRVHTAALETLESLLAAESETEPTAMEALTEIISAGDERATAAATALADIARTDADLLAEAATPLVERFRAATGDRRRALGRVLTAVVAKTDRRPVTALLLDDLESAEAETDRASIAGEIARLAAASPDDAAESRERLVAVLDDDTEAVRGYAALALGTLALADADDGSALGDNLDSVDDRLLDAASLVSGGETPSHTDGINNQLSGLGNRLEDDPWAAGLAVLALGVLADESDSLRPTGVSKVAAGIAVENPIVRATAGRTLATMAADDPQGLEAATDELSAALSDPDADVRAAAAGTLADVAESTDELEAEADSLAAELRPRLADPDGRVRARAIRALTALEAVDSLSAIRPLVDDPVPAVSSAASTATDRLEDGDDGNDEFDWPMARAGPASTGFVGRGDALGGRPTKQWRVETAGTVDAPPALVGDTVFATSDAGSVIALALGDGDERWRFETDAPIGTTPAVVGDTVYVGGDAAVYALDIETGERRWRYRMDATVRTSPVVANGTVYVGSDTLHAIDADTGHPRWTAPLTDSLVGVAVDDGVAYATCAERVIALAAADGSRRWETDLEVAGTVRTPPAVADGSVYVGCGGTLCALSAADGSREFRFDTGGRFAASPAVANGSVYAASTDGSVYAVDARTGAERWRVDAGEATTDPVVIDDTVCLGTGDGHVTALGIGDGSRQWELAVDPVTAVTAIAVASERLCLVGPEGITAIGDAQSSWKESISGLFTRFGNGSS, from the coding sequence ATGTCAGAATTGAACAATATAGCGGACAGAGCGGGCGAGGGAGAGGGGGACGGAGTCGAAGTCACCGTCGGTATCGATCAATTAGAGGAGTTTCTCACAGCTGACGACCCCGAAGTCAGGGAGTACGCGGCCAAGACGCTGGCCAACGAGGCGTCGGATCGACCGGCGGACGTTCGGTCCGCGGTGGAGTCGCTCACAGACTGCCTCGAGGACGATCCGGCGATCAGATCGCACGCGGCGGCGGCGCTGTCGGCCGTCGCGGCCGCCTACCCGCGAGACGCGCGGGACGCCGTGCCGGCGCTGACCGATCGCCTCGAGGGATCGACGGCGGTCCGAGGGGACGCGGCGGACGCGCTCGCGTCGATCGCCGACGACTACGCGACCGGCGTCGCCGACTCGGCGGCGGAACTCGCGGCCTACGTCACCGACGATCAGGAGCGCGTCCGAGTTCGGACGACGGACGCGCTCGCGGCCATCGCCGACGCCGATCCCGAGCGGGTCGTGTCGATCGCCGATGAGGTCGCGGCCGCGACCGACGACGAGACCGCGACGGTCCGGGAGAACGCGACGGCGATCCTCGCGGCCGCCGCGGAGCGAGAGCCCGACGCCGTCCTCGACGCCGTCGATCGGCTCGTCGACCGACTCGAGGACGAGCCCGTCATCAGGGAACACGCCGCTCGAGCGATCCGGTCGATCGCGGCCGAGCGGCCCTCGGAAGCGACAACGGCGGTCGAACCCGTCGCGGCGGGACTAACCGACGAACGCGACGCCGTTCGCGCCGACGCCGCGGCAACGCTCGCGGCCGTCGCGGCGGAGCGGCCGGAGCCCGTCGGCGAGGTCGTCGACTCGCTGGCCGCCAGCCTCGACCGCGAGGCCGCCGTCCGCCGGGAGACGGTCGGCGCGCTCCGGGCCGTTACCGGGAGCACCCCCGACGCGGTCGCACCGGCCGTCGACTCACTCGTCGAACGGCTCGCGGACGACCTCGAGTCCGTTCGTATCGATGCGGCCGCCGCGCTGGCGACGCTGGCGGCGGAGCGGCCCGACGCGGTCGAGTCGGCCGTCGAACCGCTCGCGGAGCGCCTCGAGGGGGACGAGCCGGCGATCCGAAGCCACGGCGTCGCGGCGATCGCCGCCGTCGGGGACGCGACACCCGAGGCCGTCGCCCCCGTCGTCGCCGAACTCGCCGGCGTGCTCGCGGACGAGGACGACGACGTACGGTTCGAAGCCGCCCGCGCCGTCGCGGCGGTCGCGGCGGTTCGGCCCGACGCGATCCGACCGATCGTCTCCCGGCTCGCCGACCGACTCGACGATCCACACGAACCCGTCCGCCGCCGCGCGGCCGACGCGCTGGGCGAACTCGCGCTCGCGGACGCCGACGACGAGGACGACGTCTCGGTGCTGGTCGACCGACTCGAGGACGACGACGAGTGGGTCCGCGGCCACGCCGCCCGCCGGCTGGCGGAGATCGCCGAGTCGCGGGTCGCCGACGCGCATCCGGCGGTCCGATCGCTGTGCCGGCGGCTCGAGCACGACGACGCGGCGGTCCGGCGGTCGGCTGCCAGAGACCTCGTGCCGATCACCGCCGAACGGCCGCGGGAAGCCCGTGAGGCCGTCGCACCGCTCGGCGACCGGCTCGCGGACAACGACGCGAGCGTTCGGAACAACGCCGCGCTCGCGCTCTCCCGACTCGCCGGAACCGACCCGGACGAGGTCCGGCCGGCGCTGATCGGGCTCTTCGGCGCGGTCGACGATCCCGACCGCAGCGTTCGCGCCACGGTCCGCGAGACCCTCGCCGCGGTCGCGCCCGTCTCTCGCAGCGACCGCCGGCCACCGGTCGCGCTCGCCGTCGCGGAGACCGACGCCGACGAGGAACCGATCCGCATCGCCGCCTGCGAGGCGCTTGCCGCCCTCGGCCTCGAGACGGGGGCCGAAACGGAGGCCGCCGTCGGGGCCGTCTGCGACCTGCTCGTCGAGCCGACGCCGAGGGTGCACACGGCGGCGCTGGAGACGCTCGAGTCGCTCCTCGCTGCGGAGAGCGAGACCGAGCCGACGGCGATGGAGGCCCTCACCGAGATCATCTCGGCCGGCGACGAGCGCGCGACCGCGGCGGCGACAGCGCTGGCCGACATCGCACGGACGGACGCGGACCTGCTCGCCGAGGCGGCGACTCCGCTGGTCGAGCGGTTTCGGGCGGCGACGGGCGACCGGCGGCGGGCGCTCGGCCGCGTCCTGACCGCGGTCGTCGCGAAAACCGACCGCAGACCGGTCACGGCGCTGTTGCTCGACGACCTCGAGTCGGCCGAGGCCGAGACCGATCGGGCGTCGATCGCGGGCGAGATCGCCCGACTGGCGGCCGCGTCTCCGGACGACGCCGCGGAGAGCCGGGAGCGACTGGTCGCCGTGCTCGACGACGATACCGAGGCGGTCCGCGGATACGCGGCGCTGGCGCTCGGAACGCTCGCGCTTGCAGACGCCGACGACGGCTCCGCGTTGGGGGACAATCTCGACAGCGTCGACGATCGGCTGCTCGACGCCGCCTCGCTCGTCAGCGGAGGCGAGACGCCGAGTCACACCGACGGGATCAACAACCAGCTCTCCGGGCTCGGGAACCGGCTCGAGGACGACCCGTGGGCGGCCGGGCTCGCCGTGCTCGCGCTCGGGGTGCTCGCCGACGAGTCGGACAGCCTGCGGCCGACCGGCGTCTCGAAGGTCGCGGCCGGGATCGCCGTCGAGAATCCGATCGTTCGGGCCACCGCCGGGCGCACGCTCGCGACGATGGCCGCGGACGATCCGCAGGGGCTCGAGGCGGCGACCGACGAGCTGTCTGCGGCGCTCTCGGATCCGGACGCCGACGTTCGGGCCGCCGCTGCCGGCACGCTCGCCGACGTCGCCGAGTCGACCGACGAACTCGAGGCCGAGGCGGATAGTCTCGCGGCCGAACTCCGACCGCGCCTCGCCGATCCCGACGGGCGCGTTCGAGCCCGTGCGATCCGGGCGCTGACTGCCCTCGAAGCCGTCGACTCGCTTTCCGCGATTCGGCCACTGGTCGACGACCCGGTCCCGGCGGTCTCGAGCGCGGCGTCGACCGCGACGGACCGTCTCGAGGACGGCGACGACGGGAACGACGAGTTCGACTGGCCGATGGCCCGTGCGGGGCCGGCGAGCACCGGCTTCGTCGGCCGCGGCGACGCGCTCGGCGGGCGGCCGACCAAGCAGTGGCGCGTCGAGACCGCCGGGACCGTCGACGCCCCGCCGGCGCTGGTCGGCGACACCGTCTTCGCCACGAGCGACGCCGGCTCCGTCATCGCACTGGCCCTCGGAGACGGCGACGAGCGCTGGCGGTTCGAGACCGACGCGCCGATCGGGACGACGCCCGCCGTGGTCGGCGACACCGTCTACGTCGGCGGCGACGCCGCGGTCTACGCGCTCGATATCGAGACCGGCGAGCGGCGGTGGCGGTATCGGATGGACGCCACGGTCCGCACGTCCCCGGTCGTCGCAAACGGAACGGTCTACGTCGGCAGCGACACCCTCCACGCGATCGACGCCGACACTGGCCACCCGCGCTGGACGGCCCCGCTCACGGATTCGCTCGTCGGCGTCGCCGTCGACGATGGCGTCGCCTACGCCACCTGTGCCGAGCGCGTGATCGCGCTCGCGGCCGCCGACGGGAGCCGGCGCTGGGAGACGGACCTCGAGGTCGCGGGAACGGTACGGACGCCACCGGCGGTCGCGGACGGGAGCGTCTACGTCGGCTGCGGGGGGACGCTGTGCGCGCTGTCGGCCGCCGACGGCTCGCGGGAGTTCCGGTTCGACACCGGCGGCCGGTTCGCCGCGTCGCCGGCGGTCGCGAACGGGAGCGTCTATGCCGCCAGTACCGACGGAAGCGTCTACGCGGTCGACGCGAGGACGGGCGCGGAACGCTGGCGGGTCGACGCCGGCGAGGCGACGACAGATCCGGTCGTCATCGACGACACCGTCTGTCTGGGTACCGGCGACGGCCACGTTACCGCGCTGGGGATCGGCGACGGCTCCCGGCAGTGGGAACTCGCGGTGGACCCCGTGACAGCGGTGACGGCGATCGCCGTCGCGAGCGAGCGGCTCTGTCTCGTCGGACCGGAGGGCATCACCGCGATCGGTGACGCACAGTCGTCGTGGAAGGAGTCGATTTCGGGGCTGTTCACCCGGTTCGGAAACGGCTCGTCGTAG
- a CDS encoding TlpA disulfide reductase family protein yields MRRRELIAGLGSVGVLAGATGIALGGVPSFGTDRAASEEGGETDGPVEVETIDARGSEAGTMTVPNDDVTVAMFFVTGCGNCQAQLPRLADARSRLVADHGDDLTFLSVTYQSFDSMPDDELREWWRAHSGNWAVGYDSSSTLAASYGIVGYPVTAVIDDQGEKRWEELGVTAAADIVAAVESVLEANDGEMSESASENETSGRSASD; encoded by the coding sequence ATGAGACGGCGCGAGCTGATCGCCGGGCTCGGCAGCGTCGGCGTACTCGCCGGGGCGACCGGGATCGCCCTCGGCGGAGTTCCCTCGTTCGGGACGGACCGCGCCGCATCCGAGGAGGGCGGGGAGACGGACGGCCCGGTCGAGGTGGAGACGATCGACGCCCGGGGGAGCGAGGCCGGGACGATGACCGTCCCCAACGACGACGTTACGGTCGCCATGTTCTTCGTCACCGGGTGTGGCAACTGTCAGGCGCAACTGCCCAGACTCGCCGACGCACGGTCTCGCCTCGTCGCGGACCACGGAGACGATCTCACCTTTCTGTCGGTGACCTACCAGTCGTTCGATAGTATGCCGGACGACGAACTCCGGGAGTGGTGGCGTGCCCACAGCGGTAACTGGGCCGTCGGCTACGACTCGAGTTCGACACTCGCGGCGAGCTACGGCATCGTCGGCTACCCCGTCACCGCCGTCATCGACGATCAGGGCGAGAAACGCTGGGAGGAACTCGGGGTCACAGCTGCTGCGGATATCGTCGCGGCCGTCGAGTCCGTTCTCGAGGCGAACGATGGAGAGATGTCCGAGTCAGCCTCCGAGAACGAGACGAGCGGGCGATCGGCGAGCGACTGA
- a CDS encoding bifunctional 2-polyprenyl-6-hydroxyphenol methylase/3-demethylubiquinol 3-O-methyltransferase UbiG has product MSDDRDRWNDRYEQADFDPDDDPVPALERRISTLPDGRALDVATGTGRNALFLAEHGYDVDAVDISDAALERARDRAAERGVDANWIRADLADFDPGRERYDVIVVSFFAALEHLPALKDALAPGGVLIYEHHLRSSDPVAGPSTDRYRYRSNDLLRACLDLTILSYEERRRPVDDGGDEDGSEDDDGTIAVATLVARRSSGGTQSYPLVSDVGGDDA; this is encoded by the coding sequence GTGAGCGACGACCGCGACCGATGGAACGACCGGTACGAGCAGGCCGACTTCGACCCCGACGACGACCCAGTTCCGGCGCTCGAGCGCCGCATTTCGACGCTTCCGGACGGGCGCGCGCTCGATGTCGCGACCGGGACCGGGCGAAACGCGCTCTTTCTCGCCGAGCACGGCTACGACGTGGACGCGGTGGACATCTCCGACGCTGCGCTCGAGCGCGCTCGGGACCGCGCCGCCGAACGGGGTGTCGACGCGAACTGGATCCGCGCCGATCTGGCCGACTTCGATCCCGGCCGCGAGCGCTACGACGTGATCGTCGTGAGCTTCTTCGCCGCCCTCGAGCACCTGCCGGCGCTCAAAGACGCGCTCGCCCCCGGCGGGGTGCTGATCTACGAGCACCACCTCCGCTCGAGCGACCCGGTCGCCGGCCCCTCGACCGATCGCTACCGGTACCGGTCGAACGACCTGCTCCGGGCCTGTCTGGATCTGACGATCCTCTCCTACGAGGAGCGGCGGCGACCGGTCGACGATGGCGGAGACGAGGATGGGAGCGAGGACGACGACGGCACGATCGCAGTCGCGACGCTCGTCGCGCGGCGCTCGAGCGGCGGGACGCAGTCGTATCCGCTGGTTTCGGATGTGGGCGGTGACGACGCCTGA
- a CDS encoding LysE family translocator — MASLVVTALAGVIFGLALAAPPGPMNAIIAEESVVRGWPAGFRAGLGAMLADAIFFALTLAGIVAVIDRIPAVRPALYLAGGCLMLYFAIGAIDEARTATSFTDAGRAAATGFRKTFVLSLTNPYQIGFWLTVGVGLLEPGTLDVLAHAPAVGQALAGTLVVQTGSPALLIGFFGGIALWIVAYPAALAAAGKRVDAFAPAVAALSAVVLVGFGLLFLVMGALRFV, encoded by the coding sequence GTGGCTTCACTCGTCGTTACAGCGCTGGCCGGCGTGATCTTCGGACTCGCGCTCGCGGCACCGCCGGGACCGATGAACGCGATTATCGCCGAGGAGAGCGTCGTCCGCGGCTGGCCGGCCGGATTCCGAGCCGGTCTCGGTGCGATGCTCGCGGACGCGATCTTCTTCGCGCTCACGTTGGCCGGCATCGTCGCCGTGATCGACCGCATTCCGGCCGTCAGGCCCGCGCTCTATCTGGCCGGGGGCTGTCTCATGCTGTACTTCGCGATCGGTGCGATCGACGAGGCCAGAACGGCGACGTCGTTTACCGATGCCGGCCGAGCCGCCGCCACGGGGTTCCGGAAGACGTTCGTCCTCTCGCTGACCAACCCCTACCAGATCGGCTTCTGGCTCACCGTCGGCGTCGGCCTGCTCGAGCCGGGGACCCTCGACGTGCTCGCACACGCCCCGGCGGTGGGGCAGGCCCTCGCGGGCACGCTGGTCGTCCAGACCGGCTCGCCGGCGCTGCTGATCGGCTTCTTCGGCGGGATCGCTCTGTGGATCGTCGCCTACCCGGCGGCGCTGGCCGCGGCCGGCAAGCGCGTCGATGCGTTCGCCCCCGCGGTCGCCGCGCTGAGCGCCGTCGTCCTCGTCGGCTTCGGGCTGCTCTTTCTCGTCATGGGCGCGCTCCGGTTCGTCTGA
- a CDS encoding HD domain-containing protein — MGVEIKETRVPDAEFEEMKGFVFEYLAASVEKEEEGGRMRWYPWHSAEYRHNHILNVVDLATDIAEEEGADVDVTRVAALFHDVAKLETDQELHAEAGARVAREYLESRAEYPESFIQQVCRAIEHHSYQGDLTDLALETQCLIEADLLDKVGANGIALMLLRMGYEARTHMDCDEMVERVLERGYDAASRVQSDTAEGIAHQRLKRVKWFSEWLEDEIAAMGN; from the coding sequence GTGGGCGTTGAAATAAAGGAAACGCGTGTGCCCGATGCCGAGTTCGAGGAGATGAAGGGCTTCGTCTTCGAGTACCTCGCGGCAAGCGTCGAAAAGGAGGAGGAAGGGGGTCGCATGCGCTGGTACCCGTGGCACTCCGCCGAGTACCGCCACAACCACATCCTCAACGTCGTCGATCTCGCGACCGACATCGCCGAGGAGGAGGGCGCAGACGTCGACGTCACCCGCGTCGCCGCCCTCTTTCACGACGTCGCCAAACTCGAGACCGATCAGGAACTCCACGCCGAGGCCGGCGCTCGTGTTGCCCGCGAGTACCTCGAGTCCCGCGCCGAGTACCCCGAATCGTTCATCCAGCAGGTGTGTCGCGCGATCGAACACCACTCCTATCAGGGCGATCTGACCGATCTCGCACTGGAGACCCAGTGTCTCATCGAAGCCGATCTGCTCGATAAGGTCGGCGCGAACGGCATCGCCCTGATGTTGCTCCGGATGGGCTACGAGGCCCGCACCCACATGGACTGCGACGAGATGGTCGAGCGCGTCCTCGAGCGCGGCTATGACGCCGCCTCCCGTGTTCAGAGCGACACCGCCGAGGGCATCGCCCACCAGCGCCTGAAACGCGTCAAGTGGTTCAGCGAGTGGCTCGAGGACGAAATCGCCGCGATGGGTAACTAA